In a single window of the Chitinophagales bacterium genome:
- a CDS encoding PH domain-containing protein, translating to MEYKASLNTLGKIITGLVILFFIYMGYESISSFIKTPDDTTVLYPQIGAFVLLFLVIVFSYLFAPKAYKITDSELQVLRPVGNKKFKLSDISEVRFVENSLKTVGIRTFGVGGLFGYYGKFYFKDIGSVNMYATKLGNRILITMKDDKKIILTPNDLNFSSDLKEKMAST from the coding sequence ATGGAATACAAAGCAAGCCTGAATACTTTAGGAAAAATCATTACCGGATTGGTAATATTGTTTTTCATATATATGGGTTATGAAAGTATCAGCTCATTCATTAAAACTCCTGACGACACTACTGTTTTATATCCACAGATAGGAGCCTTCGTTTTGTTATTTCTTGTGATCGTTTTCAGTTATCTCTTTGCTCCAAAAGCATATAAAATAACAGATAGTGAATTACAAGTGCTGCGCCCAGTTGGCAATAAAAAATTCAAATTAAGCGATATAAGTGAGGTGCGATTTGTTGAGAACTCCCTGAAAACAGTAGGAATAAGAACTTTTGGTGTAGGGGGGCTTTTTGGCTATTACGGCAAGTTTTATTTCAAGGACATCGGCAGTGTGAATATGTATGCCACCAAATTGGGAAACCGGATTTTGATCACCATGAAAGACGACAAAAAAATCATACTAACGCCAAACGACCTCAATTTTTCCAGTGATTTGAAAGAAAAGATGGCTTCGACCTGA